From one Triticum urartu cultivar G1812 chromosome 3, Tu2.1, whole genome shotgun sequence genomic stretch:
- the LOC125545833 gene encoding glutaminyl-peptide cyclotransferase-like isoform X1: MTAGSRRRRPASSMAPIALSVPTPNASPAPRRLRRPAIAAAGAALAALLLLAAAAAVWRPDYLRAALLRRPAPAVARFYSFDLVREYPHDPEAFTQGLLYAGNDTLFESTGLYHQSSVRKVDLQTGKVLDQHQMDGHMFGEGLTLLDDRLFQITWLKNDGFIYDRHNFSKRESFTHKMRDGWGLATDGKILFGSDGTSRLYHLDPISLEVTKTVTVKYQDNDVSYINELEYINGEVWANVWQTDCIARVSHEDGQVASWIFLHELRQQLWKSGNTDIDVLNGIAWDEENDRLFVTGKLWPKLYEIKLRQVDGPPDGSVEKLCPRASFYR; the protein is encoded by the exons ATGACCGCCGGCTCCCGACGGAGGCGGCCCGCCTCCTCAATGGCGCCTATCGCCCTGTCCGTACCCACCCCCAACGCCTCCCCGGCGCCGCGGCGCCTCCGCCGTCCGGCCATCGCGGCCGCCGGCGCCGCGCTCgcggcgctcctcctcctcgccgcggCCGCCGCCGTCTGGCGCCCGGACTACCTCCGCGCCGCGCTCCTCCGCCGCCCTGCGCCCGCCGTCGCTAGGTTCTACTCCTTCGACCTGGTCCGCGAGTACCCCCACGACCCCGAGGCCTTCACCCAG GGTCTCCTGTACGCGGGAAACGACACTCTCTTCGAGTCCACTGGCCTTTATCACCAG TCGTCGGTCCGAAAGGTTGATCTTCAAACTGGCAAA GTTTTAGATCAGCACCAAATGGATGGACATATGTTTGGAGAAGGCTTAACACTTCTCGACGACAG ATTGTTTCAAATTACTTGGTTGAAGAATGATGGATTCATATACGACCGACATAACTTCAGCAAA CGTGAAAGTTTTACCCATAAAATGCGTGACGGGTGGGGGTTGGCTACGGATGGAAAAATCCTATTTGGCAGTGATGGTACTTCAAGGTTGTACCACCTGGATCCAATATCGCTTGAAG TAACAAAGACAGTAACTGTGAAATATCAAGACAATGACGTTTCCTATATTAATGAACTGGAATATATAAATGGTGAAGTATGGGCAAATGTCTGGCAG ACAGATTGCATAGCTAGAGTTTCTCATGAAGATGGCCAAGTGGCGAGCTGGATCTTTCTTCATGAGCTGAG GCAGCAATTATGGAAATCTGGCAACACG GATATTGATGTTCTAAATGGTATAGCTTGGGATGAAGAAAATGACAGACTGTTCG TGACCGGGAAACTGTGGCCAAAGCTTTACGAGATCAAGCTGCGCCAGGTGGATGGGCCGCCGGATGGGTCCGTGGAGAAACTGTGCCCAAGGGCAAGCTTTTATCGCTGA
- the LOC125545833 gene encoding glutaminyl-peptide cyclotransferase-like isoform X2, with amino-acid sequence MTAGSRRRRPASSMAPIALSVPTPNASPAPRRLRRPAIAAAGAALAALLLLAAAAAVWRPDYLRAALLRRPAPAVARFYSFDLVREYPHDPEAFTQGLLYAGNDTLFESTGLYHQSSVRKVDLQTGKVLDQHQMDGHMFGEGLTLLDDRLFQITWLKNDGFIYDRHNFSKRESFTHKMRDGWGLATDGKILFGSDGTSRLYHLDPISLEDCIARVSHEDGQVASWIFLHELRQQLWKSGNTDIDVLNGIAWDEENDRLFVTGKLWPKLYEIKLRQVDGPPDGSVEKLCPRASFYR; translated from the exons ATGACCGCCGGCTCCCGACGGAGGCGGCCCGCCTCCTCAATGGCGCCTATCGCCCTGTCCGTACCCACCCCCAACGCCTCCCCGGCGCCGCGGCGCCTCCGCCGTCCGGCCATCGCGGCCGCCGGCGCCGCGCTCgcggcgctcctcctcctcgccgcggCCGCCGCCGTCTGGCGCCCGGACTACCTCCGCGCCGCGCTCCTCCGCCGCCCTGCGCCCGCCGTCGCTAGGTTCTACTCCTTCGACCTGGTCCGCGAGTACCCCCACGACCCCGAGGCCTTCACCCAG GGTCTCCTGTACGCGGGAAACGACACTCTCTTCGAGTCCACTGGCCTTTATCACCAG TCGTCGGTCCGAAAGGTTGATCTTCAAACTGGCAAA GTTTTAGATCAGCACCAAATGGATGGACATATGTTTGGAGAAGGCTTAACACTTCTCGACGACAG ATTGTTTCAAATTACTTGGTTGAAGAATGATGGATTCATATACGACCGACATAACTTCAGCAAA CGTGAAAGTTTTACCCATAAAATGCGTGACGGGTGGGGGTTGGCTACGGATGGAAAAATCCTATTTGGCAGTGATGGTACTTCAAGGTTGTACCACCTGGATCCAATATCGCTTGAAG ATTGCATAGCTAGAGTTTCTCATGAAGATGGCCAAGTGGCGAGCTGGATCTTTCTTCATGAGCTGAG GCAGCAATTATGGAAATCTGGCAACACG GATATTGATGTTCTAAATGGTATAGCTTGGGATGAAGAAAATGACAGACTGTTCG TGACCGGGAAACTGTGGCCAAAGCTTTACGAGATCAAGCTGCGCCAGGTGGATGGGCCGCCGGATGGGTCCGTGGAGAAACTGTGCCCAAGGGCAAGCTTTTATCGCTGA